The bacterium DNA window TTCGTTTCTTGCCGCCGCCAAAAGCTCGTCGGCAAGACGCGTCTTCATAGGAGAACCTTTCTTGTTTCCCGCCGCTTCTATAATCCAGCGGAAAGTCAAGGAAAGCCGACGTTCCGGTCTAACCTCAACAGGTACCTGATAGTTTGCGCCTCCAACACGACGGGAGCGAACCTCCATATTGGGGCTTACATTTTTTAAAGCCATAGTGAAAACCTCCAGCGGATTTTCCGTTTTGCCTTTTTCCTTAATCACATCAAAAGAACTGTAGACAATTTTTCTGGCCACCTCTTTTTTCCCTTCCTTCATAATGTAATTTATGAACTTGGCGACAGTATCCGAATTGTATTTCGGATCCGGTAAAGGTTTTTTTCTGTTTTTTACTTTTCTGCGCATGTTGTATAGCGTATAGCGTGTAGCGTGTAGCGTGTAGCGTGTAGCGTCAGAGTATTTCTTTTCCGGCGTTACACGTTACAAGTTACACGTTCTGCGTTTATTTCGGCCGTTTGGCCCCATATTGACTCCTCCCCTTCTTTCTATTCTCCACTCCGCCGGCGTCCAATACTCCGCGGACAACGCTGTAGCGGAGTCCGACGTCTTTAACACGACCTCCTTTTAACAAGACGACGGAGTGTTCTTGCAGGTTGTGCCCCATTCCCGGAATGTAGGCGGTTACTTCCATGCCGTTGGTCAGTCGCACGCGAGCGATTTTTCGGACAGCCGAGTTTGGTTTTTTGGGAGTTTTGGTTGTAACCTTTATGCAAACCCCTCGCTTAAAAGGCGACTGAAAAAAAATCGGCCTGTTTTTAAGGGTGTTAAAGGAACGAGTTAAAGCCACCGATTTTGATTTGCGGTGCAATTTCTTCCTTCTGTTTTTTACAAGTTGGTTTGTTGTCGGCATAGAACATATAATGCGAACCTGCGAATAATTATGCGAATACTACGGAAATCTATAATGCGAACCTACGAACTATGCGAATACTACGAATAAGAAGAAGGTTTTCGTAGTATTCGCATTCCCGTTTGTAGTATTCGCATTATATTACTTAAACGTACGCACCACTCTAACCCATTACCCTCAAAAAAGCAAGGCATTAAGTCCCGACTGACCGGCCAGTAACCGAAAAATATAAACAACTACGGGAAAAAGGAACTTCGAAAGCGCAAAAAGAAAGAAAAGAAAAAATACAAACCAATACCTCTCCATTGTCTCACGGATATGGTAATAACGGCCGGGCAGGATGGAAAAAAATATTTTAGAACCGTCAAGGGGTGGAAAAGGCATAAGATTAAAAACGGCCAAGACCAAGTTTATGATTACAACCAAAGCGCTTATCTGAATAAAAGACGGTGGCAAAAAGGACAAGATATCGGAAAAACGAATTAAAAGGACGAAAAACACAGCTATGACCACGTTGGACAAAGGGCCGGCGACCGCGACTATGGCTTCCCCCCATTTCTGGTTTCGCAAGTTGAAAGGATTAAAAGGGACGGGCTTGGCCCAACCCACGACAAAAGGCGCGCCGGAAAAGACAAGAATAACGGGAACAAGTATTGAACCGAAAAGATCCAAATGAGGCAAAGGATTTAGAGTCAGCCGTCCGGCCATTTCAGCCGTGTGGTCGCCTTGCCATTTGGCGGCATAACCGTGCATCACTTCATGTATGATAACCGACACTATAAGTATGATGATTGAAAAAAGGGTGATGGTTTGCATGTTGCTAAATATGGGGAATATGATAACATACCAAAACGCAAAACGTGTAACTTGTAACGTGTAACGCCGGAAAGGTCTGACGCTTCACGCTATACGCTATACGCTATAC harbors:
- the rpsG gene encoding 30S ribosomal protein S7 encodes the protein MRRKVKNRKKPLPDPKYNSDTVAKFINYIMKEGKKEVARKIVYSSFDVIKEKGKTENPLEVFTMALKNVSPNMEVRSRRVGGANYQVPVEVRPERRLSLTFRWIIEAAGNKKGSPMKTRLADELLAAARNEGEAIKKRENVHKMAEANKAFAHFAW
- the rpsL gene encoding 30S ribosomal protein S12, encoding MPTTNQLVKNRRKKLHRKSKSVALTRSFNTLKNRPIFFQSPFKRGVCIKVTTKTPKKPNSAVRKIARVRLTNGMEVTAYIPGMGHNLQEHSVVLLKGGRVKDVGLRYSVVRGVLDAGGVENRKKGRSQYGAKRPK
- a CDS encoding site-2 protease family protein; this encodes MQTITLFSIIILIVSVIIHEVMHGYAAKWQGDHTAEMAGRLTLNPLPHLDLFGSILVPVILVFSGAPFVVGWAKPVPFNPFNLRNQKWGEAIVAVAGPLSNVVIAVFFVLLIRFSDILSFLPPSFIQISALVVIINLVLAVFNLMPFPPLDGSKIFFSILPGRYYHIRETMERYWFVFFLFFLFALSKFLFPVVVYIFRLLAGQSGLNALLF